The genome window CCTCACTCGTCGAGCCTTGGCATACCTGAAGGTGTTTTCGGGAGACACCAGAGCGGCAAAGGCGGGCGCTCTGCTTTTGCTCAGCCAAGCCGAACAAATTGAAGGCAAATTCCCTGCAACGCTAGCTATTTCCACTGAGGCTATCGCTCTGTACCGCGCCTTAGTCACCACTGAAGGTCGCACTGAGTTCCGCAAAGACTTGGCAGCAGCATTGATGAATCAGGGGGCGGCTTTACGGACCCAAGGCGACCTGCCTGCGGCGCTAGCTTCTTATGCCGAAGCCATTGCCCTCTACCGCGCCCTAATCACGACCGAAGGGCGCACCAAGTTCCGTCAGTTAGCGCTGGCGCTGATGACCCAGGGTACTGCCTTGCAGACCCAGGGCGACTTGCTTGGAGCGCTAGCTGCCTACGCCGAGGCCATTACGCTGCGGGAACATTTGGTAGCACAAGGTCAGACTCGCATTCTTCCAGGTCTCATTAAAGCGCTGGGCAATCGCTTTCTCGCCCAACGCCAAAAAAAAGACTGGGACGCAGCGGCGGCAGATGTGGCCCGTGCGGTAGAACTGACGATGACGTTTCTTCAAGGCGATGGATTAGCGGAGTTGGTGAGGCGAGAAATGGACGGATTTGTCAAGATATTGCGGACTATGACGCCGGAGGAACGGGAGCAGTTGTACGAGGTGTTAGGGGAATGGGCTAAGGTAGTGCGTGGATTGGTGGAGGAATGAGATTTCTCCCTACGGTCGAAATGACAAAAAAGCGGGCGCAAGGATAGAAGGGAGACTTACGCCTCCAGCGGAAACCACTCGTCACGAATCGACGCCACGGCGATAAAGGTACAGCCGGTCTTCGTGGTCACGCCGGTGTGCATCGAGCCGGCATCGGCACGGCAGTAGTCTCCCGTGCGCATGAGTACGCCCGAGACTAACACCTCCCCTTCTGTGATGTACGACTCTTCGACATCCGCGTGGCGGTGCGGTGGCAAGGTCGCGCCAGGTTCCATGCGCACCAGCGTGGTGAAATAGCCGCGTGCTTTATCGAAGGACAACAGCTTAATTTCTACGCCGGGCGCATTCCCAGGTTGCCAGTCCAACCACTGTGAGCTGACGAAGAGGAGACTCTCTTTCTCGATTTTGGGATGGTTAGCAGTCGTGCCTTCATCGGCAATGCGCTCCAGCACGCGAGTGCGTACCTCCGGGCGCGGGGTTTGCGTAGGCATGGCATAAGCGAGTTCTGCCACCACTACACCGAAGGCCGCCACTTCTTCGGCACAGGTCGCACATCCTTCAGCCAAATGTTGCTCGAAAGCGCGCGCCTCTTCTCCCTGCAATGTGCCTAGAGCATAGACCGCTGCCATCTCTTGAGCTTCTGCCATTGTATGATCGCGTACCATAAGGGCTTCCCTTAACTCACCGCCGCCGCTGGTGGAGCGAGCGGCCCGAGGCGCTCGCGTAACCGTAACAAACCTGTGCGGATTCGCGTCTTGACTGTTCCGAGCGGCTGCCCGAGACGTGCCGCAATTTCAGAATGACTCAGATCAGAGTAATAGGCCATTTCGATGACTTGCCGTTGATCAGGGCTCAAACTTGCCAAGGCCTGCGAGATCACCCGCCGCCGTTCAGCCGTGCTCGATATTTCTTCCGGCCCGGGGGTGCCGTCAGGCGCATCGGCCACCGTGTCCAAAGGCTCCGCGCGTTGCACGCGTTGGCGCGACCGCAGCGCGTCAATCGCTCGGCTGCGGGTCACAGTCAGCAACCAAGACAACGGCGTCCCGCGTTGCACGTCATAAGTTTGCGCCTGTCCCCACACCTGCGAGTACACCTCTACAACCACATCTTCGGCAATGGCACGATCACTAAGGATGCGTAGGGCGAGACCGAAGACCATGTGGCTTGTCGCATCGTATAAGTCAGCGACGGCAGTTTGGTCTCCCTGGGCAATACGCTGGAGGAGCGGTATCCAGTCGGGCTCCCCAGTAGGCGAGGCAAGATGCACTGTTGGTTCTGGCACGGCAGCTCTGTTTAGCATCTCGCCGCGCCGAAAGGCAAGCACTTTTCCCATCGGCCTCTTCCTTCACATTCGTTCGTGAGAACAGTACGAAACCAAGGCAGGGATCGGATGTCGAGCGGGGAAACCTCCGCCCCCCAGTCTCATCTATCCGCTGTCACAACTCGCTGCTACAGTTTTTGGCAACCCCACGATCCGCTTCTTTCAAGGAGGAAAAGCATGAAGGTTATTTTCGAAAAGAAAGGCCCCATCGCTTACGTCACCATCAACCGCCCGGAACGGCTGAACGCCTGCGACTTCGAGACCTATGAAACCCTCGCTCAGGTCTGGAGTGAGTTCCGTGACGATCCCGCCCTACGAGTAGGCATCCTCACCGGCACTGGCGAGCGCGCCTTCTGTGCGGGCAGCGATGTCAAAACCAACTACGTCGAACGTCCGAAAGAAGAGCCGCAGAATGTGCTCTTTCCCATTCTCTTCGACCTCTACAAACCAATCATCGCCGCCATTAACGGCCACGCCAACGGCGGCGGGCTGGAACAGGCGTTGTGTTGCGATATCCGCGTTGCAGCTGAACATGCGCAGTTCGGCCTGGGCGAAGTACGCCTCGGCTGGCTGCCCGGCGCTGGCGGTACGCAGCGCTTGCCGCGTCTGATTCCTTTGGGCAGGGCATTAGAGATGCTCTACACTGGCAATCGCATCGGCGCACAGGAGGCGTTACGTCTCGGACTCGTCGATCACGTCGTACCGATGAATCAGCTCATGGGCAAATGCGAGGAGATCGCTACAGAAATCTGTAAGAGCGCACCGCTAGCGGTCCAGAAGATCAAGCATGCTGCCCTGCGCGGTCTCGATGTCTCTCTTGCTGAAGGCTTACGACTGGAGCGGGAATTGTACAACTGGCTGCAAGACACCGAAGACGCCCGTGAAGGCGCGCTCGCCTTCGCCAAAAAGCGCCCACCGCAGTGGAAAGGGCAATAGGCACTGGAGAGGCAGTGCCGGGTCCATTGCAACAATCCCAGTAACGGGCACAATGTCTGAGCCTGGATTCTCTACCAGAGCTGATCGCACAGGAGGGTACGTATGGGCGAGGCGAAAACCTATCAAGGCAGTTGTTTCTGTGGAGCGGTGCAATTTACGGTGACCGGTGAACCGGCGGCTATGGGCTATTGCCACTGCGAATCCTGCCGCCATTGGTCGGCAGGTCCAGTCAACGGGTTCTCTCTCTGGCAGCCCGAGTCCGTAAAGGTCACGAAAGGCGCAGACAACATCGGCACCTATAGCAAAACGCCGAACAGCTATCGTAAGTGGTGCAAGACCTGTGGCGGGCATATTTTCACGGACCATCCCCCCATGGGCCTCATCGATGTCTACGCCGCTGTGATTCCAGGGCTCAAGTTCCAACCGGCGCTGCACGTGTTCTATGGCGAGTCGGTGCTGCCGATCAAAGATGGCGTGGTGAAAATGAAAGATGTGCCCAAGGAAATGGGCGGCTCAGGCGATATTCTCCCGGACTAGGCGTTCTGGGTGATCCTAGAGAGGTTGTCATTCCGAGCCGCAATGCAATGGAGGCGAGGAATCTCGTGTTGCTCCTGTCCTTTTGAGATTCCTCGTCGCGGAGTTTACCTTGAGCGTAGCGAAGGGCCTTGCGGAATGACACCCCCACAAATTCCCGTAGATGAAGTATTAGGCCACGGCTGCCCACAGTTGCCACTCTACATTTCGGGAGCGCATCAATTATGGCATCTGCAACGACCACTCACGACGACATCCGCCGCGCGGCGCAGCTCCTCATGTCCGCTCGCCACGTCATGGCGCTGACCGGTGCCGGCATCTCGGTAGAAAGCGGCATTCCACCGTTTCGCGGCCCGGGCGGGCTCTGGACCAAATACGGCGAGCCGCCGATGAACGGCTATCAAATCTTTCTGCAGAACCCCAAGAAGGCTTGGGAGGAGCGCTTGAACCCGACCGGTCCCAGCAAAATTATCTGGGACACCGTGGGTGCCGCCGAACCGAACCTCGGGCATCACGCCTTCGCCGAGCTGGAAAAGATGGGCATCCTCCAGTGCCTCATTACCCAGAACGTCGATAACCTGCACAAGCGTGCCGGCAGCAAAAACCTCGTTGAGATTCACGGCAACTACACATTGATTCGCTGTATCGAATGTAACGCCCGCTATCCCGGCTCCGAAGTGCCGCTTCATAAACTGCCACCCGAGTGCCCTCAGTGCCAGGGTACCCTCAAGAGCGACACCGTGTCCTTCGGCGAGCCCATCCCGCCCGACGCGCTCGACGCCGGCTATAGCGGCACGCAATTGTGCGACTGTTTCATTGTCGCCGGCACCTCGGCCACCGTGTATCCGGCGGCGTCGTTCCCGCTCGCCGTCCGGCAAAAAGGCGGGACCCTCATTGAAGTCAATCTTTACGAGAGCGAAATCACACCGCTCTGCAACGTGAGCTTACGTGGCCCTTCCGCCGAAGTCATGCCTCAGATCGTGGCGGCGATCAAGGAATTACGCCAATGAGACAATGGTTCTCGCTCTCCGCTATCGGACACGACCATCCCGGTTTCGTCGCCGATCTCGCGGAATTGATCTACGAGCACGACTGCAACCTGGAAGACTCTAGCATGACGATCCTTGGCGGCGAGTTTGCCGTGCTCTTGCTCCTGTCCGGGCAAGGCGACGATCTCGAACGACGCCTGTCCGTCGCGTGCAAGCGCTTGGAGTGGGAGAAACGGCTGACAGTGTTCATTCGCCCGCTGGAAGGCGAACCTGTCCCATACGGCAGCAGCGAGCGTTTCCGCGAGTACGAACTGCAAGCCACGGGAGTGGATAAGGCCGGTATCGTCGCACGGATCGCGCGGTGTCTGGCCAACTGCGGCATCAACATCAGTCAGATGGAAACTCATTCACGGCCAGAGCCGGGCAGCGGCACGTCCATCTATACCATGCACCTGCGCATGGCCGTTCCAGAGCACCTCGGCATCGCCACCCTGCACGAGCAATTGGAGCAAATTGCCGACGCCCTCCATATTCATATCGATCTAGCGCCGCTGGCGGGAAACGGGTAGAACTCTCACGCAGCACGCACCGCGCGCTACGTCGCAGATTCCACGTGCGAAACTATGCGGTACATGCCAAAGGAGGATTTATGAAACTAGGCTTTGTTGGTGTCGGCAACATGGGCAATCCCATGGCGATGAATCTAGTCAAAGCAGGTCATTCTTTACAGGTGTTCGATATCAGAAAAGAATCGGCTGCCAATCTTCTCGAAGCCGGGGCAACCTGGGCAAACAGCCCCAAAGAAGCTGCCACCGGCGCGGAGGCGACATTCCTTTCGCTGCCCATGCCGGCTGACGTAGAGCGCGTCGTGCTGGCAAATGATGGCGTCCTCGCCGGCACGAAGAGCGGCGGGGCAATTTTCGATATGAGCACCAATTCGCCCTCGGTCGTCCGGGACCTCTGCGCCAAGGCGCAGGCCAAAGGCGTTGCCTTGCTCGACGCGCCGGTCAGCGGCGGCGTGCGCGGCGCGCGCAATGCCACCCTCGCCATCATGGTTGGCGGCGCCAAAGCCGAATACGACAAGTACGAATCCACGCTCAAAGCCATGGGCGCCAACGTCAT of Deltaproteobacteria bacterium contains these proteins:
- a CDS encoding cupin domain-containing protein, whose protein sequence is MVRDHTMAEAQEMAAVYALGTLQGEEARAFEQHLAEGCATCAEEVAAFGVVVAELAYAMPTQTPRPEVRTRVLERIADEGTTANHPKIEKESLLFVSSQWLDWQPGNAPGVEIKLLSFDKARGYFTTLVRMEPGATLPPHRHADVEESYITEGEVLVSGVLMRTGDYCRADAGSMHTGVTTKTGCTFIAVASIRDEWFPLEA
- a CDS encoding tetratricopeptide repeat protein — its product is MAYLKVFSGDTRAAKAGALLLLSQAEQIEGKFPATLAISTEAIALYRALVTTEGRTEFRKDLAAALMNQGAALRTQGDLPAALASYAEAIALYRALITTEGRTKFRQLALALMTQGTALQTQGDLLGALAAYAEAITLREHLVAQGQTRILPGLIKALGNRFLAQRQKKDWDAAAADVARAVELTMTFLQGDGLAELVRREMDGFVKILRTMTPEEREQLYEVLGEWAKVVRGLVEE
- a CDS encoding enoyl-CoA hydratase/isomerase family protein, with product MKVIFEKKGPIAYVTINRPERLNACDFETYETLAQVWSEFRDDPALRVGILTGTGERAFCAGSDVKTNYVERPKEEPQNVLFPILFDLYKPIIAAINGHANGGGLEQALCCDIRVAAEHAQFGLGEVRLGWLPGAGGTQRLPRLIPLGRALEMLYTGNRIGAQEALRLGLVDHVVPMNQLMGKCEEIATEICKSAPLAVQKIKHAALRGLDVSLAEGLRLERELYNWLQDTEDAREGALAFAKKRPPQWKGQ
- a CDS encoding NAD-dependent deacylase, translating into MASATTTHDDIRRAAQLLMSARHVMALTGAGISVESGIPPFRGPGGLWTKYGEPPMNGYQIFLQNPKKAWEERLNPTGPSKIIWDTVGAAEPNLGHHAFAELEKMGILQCLITQNVDNLHKRAGSKNLVEIHGNYTLIRCIECNARYPGSEVPLHKLPPECPQCQGTLKSDTVSFGEPIPPDALDAGYSGTQLCDCFIVAGTSATVYPAASFPLAVRQKGGTLIEVNLYESEITPLCNVSLRGPSAEVMPQIVAAIKELRQ
- a CDS encoding NAD(P)-dependent oxidoreductase, with the protein product MKLGFVGVGNMGNPMAMNLVKAGHSLQVFDIRKESAANLLEAGATWANSPKEAATGAEATFLSLPMPADVERVVLANDGVLAGTKSGGAIFDMSTNSPSVVRDLCAKAQAKGVALLDAPVSGGVRGARNATLAIMVGGAKAEYDKYESTLKAMGANVIHCGDIGAGNVVKLVNNMLAFIHMMGAAEAMVLGAKAGVDPNIIWQAVKASSGGSFVWESGTRAILRDKLAPTFTIDLASKDIGLAVDLGKDFGVPLKMGTAAQELIKFYQANGYAKEDVLATVKELEKQTGTVVRGTWKE
- a CDS encoding sigma-70 family RNA polymerase sigma factor yields the protein MGKVLAFRRGEMLNRAAVPEPTVHLASPTGEPDWIPLLQRIAQGDQTAVADLYDATSHMVFGLALRILSDRAIAEDVVVEVYSQVWGQAQTYDVQRGTPLSWLLTVTRSRAIDALRSRQRVQRAEPLDTVADAPDGTPGPEEISSTAERRRVISQALASLSPDQRQVIEMAYYSDLSHSEIAARLGQPLGTVKTRIRTGLLRLRERLGPLAPPAAAVS
- a CDS encoding GFA family protein encodes the protein MGEAKTYQGSCFCGAVQFTVTGEPAAMGYCHCESCRHWSAGPVNGFSLWQPESVKVTKGADNIGTYSKTPNSYRKWCKTCGGHIFTDHPPMGLIDVYAAVIPGLKFQPALHVFYGESVLPIKDGVVKMKDVPKEMGGSGDILPD